Proteins from a single region of Harmonia axyridis chromosome 4, icHarAxyr1.1, whole genome shotgun sequence:
- the LOC123678559 gene encoding gustatory receptor for sugar taste 64e-like isoform X2: MARRSCKSDIVLNIENNQHADSFCNQFAFFVTIGQFVGLMPLKKIKKNGKYDFYFQWFSPRIIYYFVNVVSSFSIGIFCIIEFSVYGFQLDKAGTLMFYVLNFFGAMVFLNISRYWSHIMDEWTHTEIALKSFREVKHFKRRLILTTVVATILATVEHLLFILNDISKTSVCKGEETNKIEEYFNIAHPQVFRLVAFSYWAAVLVKLANIISTFTWNYTDSFIILISSGLAVRFKQIAETIQNKNLQESDDKYWRETREDFNKLYQLCTVVDKHISLLVTVSFANNIFFICIQLYNSLKYREGFIEKAYYFYSFAFLLLRTASITLYGAWVNDESRKPLQRLHSVPPKQYNIEVTRLIEQMSSTPIGITGSQLFIVTRGFLLKIVATILTFELMLLEFSALVKQEECLNSLTKCH; the protein is encoded by the exons ATGGCTCGAAG atcatgTAAATCGGACATAGTACTCAATATCGAAAATAACCAGCATGCAGATTCGTTTTGTAATCAGTTTGCTTTTTTTGTTACAATCGGACAATTCGTTGGTTTGATGCcactgaaaaaaatcaagaaaaatggaaaatatgatttttatttccaaTGGTTCTCGCCAAGAATCATTTACTATTTTGTAAATGTCGTGAGCAGCTTTAGTATTGGCATTTTCTGCATTATTGAGTTTTCCGTATATGGATTTCAATTGGATAAAGCAG GAACATTGATGTTTTATGTCTTGAATTTTTTCGGTGCTAtggtatttttaaatatttcacgttattggaGTCATATCATGGACGAATGGACACATACAGAAATAGCTCTGAAATCCTTCAGAGAAGTTAAACATTTCAAGAGAAGACTCATATTAACGACAGTTGTAGCAACTATTTTAGCCACTG TAGAACATCTTCTGTTTATTTTGAACGATATATCGAAGACTTCAGTTTGCAAAGGCGaagaaaccaacaaaatagaagaatattttaatattgCACATCCTCAAGTTTTTAGATTAGTAGCATTTTCCTACTGGGCTGCCGTCTTGGTTAAG TTGGCTAACATTATTTCAACTTTTACATGGAATTATACAGATTCTTTCATAATACTGATCAGTAGTGGCTTGGCAGTTAGATTTAAGCAAATCGCTGAGACAATCCAGAATAAG aATCTTCAAGAATCTGACGATAAATATTGGAGAGAAACTAGAGAAGACTTCAATAAATTGTATCAATTATGCACAGTTGTGGATAAGCATATATCACTTCTTGTTACCGTTTCCTTCgccaacaatattttttttatttgtattcagCTATATAACAGTTTAAA GTATCGTGAAGGCTTCATAGAAAAAGCCTactatttttattcttttgcttttCTTCTATTACGGACAGCTTCAATAACTTTATATGGTGCTTGGGTGAATGACGAGAGTAGAAAACCACTACAACGACTCCATTCTGTTCCTCCTAAGCAGTATAATATCGAA gTCACTAGATTAATTGAACAGATGAGTTCAACTCCAATTGGAATCACTGGATCACAACTTTTTATTGTTACTAGAGGATTCCTTTTGAAA ATAGTGGCAACTATATTAACATTCGAGCTTATGCTTTTGGAGTTTAGTGCTCTGGTAAAACAAGAAGAATGTCTGAATTCACTAACAAAATGCCACTGA
- the LOC123678556 gene encoding uncharacterized protein LOC123678556, with protein sequence MIKLNNSLGKHNCDEKILENYKSKYRNRVYYGNVCNYCFDVKIPLKKCSQCSSVSYCSKEHQLKDWKFHKPTCIALNEVKKKVAYPKACTGVEFFQYRHELLSELRRYRNWEPYRELSLHETEICFLPRVCAICYSQHVTIDCQKCLSVSYCSEKHSAQDKAVHNKQCRKLELCKVFNSLGMENGFKLNKAINYVYQPINRNIKEFPDSLFDVGMLIQKESRALDTEEEFVNMMVFLDPFAPAAFIIHVLENSGCVRKRYLKSKLPTRKREKFGLQKKNSTLTIHLGIANDLELFYEWDKIARLLTDWFINIDKVQVILVGPFLENKTIPEYDQSLDNIEVIVYPVCYYEAEDLPIPDIVVFFEWTRILRQSETPFTEAQLETIFKYQNVPVVFSSGGSRKFDALQKIISKKENVNCLANLKESFFLESKPYRLWVDFMTVYVRNRLYSIYMKS encoded by the coding sequence ATGATCAAATTAAACAATTCCTTAGGAAAACACAATTGTGACgaaaaaattctcgaaaattatAAATCGAAATATCGCAACAGAGTATACTATGGAAACGTATGTAATTATTGCTTCGACGTAAAGATACCATTGAAGAAATGCTCACAATGCTCCTCAGTAAGTTACTGCTCCAAAGAACACCAGCTCAAAGACTGGAAATTCCATAAACCGACCTGCATCGCTCTTAacgaagtaaaaaaaaaagtggCATACCCAAAAGCATGCACCGGCGTTGAATTCTTTCAATATAGACACGAACTTTTGTCGGAATTGAGACGATATCGTAATTGGGAACCTTATCGGGAGCTAAGCCTGCACGAAACAGAAATTTGCTTTCTACCCCGGGTATGTGCAATCTGCTACAGTCAGCATGTGACAATCGATTGCCAAAAATGCTTGTCTGTCTCCTATTGCAGCGAAAAACACAGTGCTCAGGACAAGGCAGTACACAACAAGCAGTGTAGGAAACTCGAACTGTGCAAGGTTTTCAATTCTCTAGGGATGGAAAACGGTTTCAAATTGAACAAAGCCATAAACTACGTTTACCAACCTATCAACCGCAACATTAAGGAGTTCCCTGACAGTTTGTTTGATGTGGGCATGCTTATACAGAAGGAATCAAGAGCATTGGACACTGAAGAGGAGTTCGTAAATATGATGGTTTTCTTAGATCCTTTCGCTCCTGCAGCTTTTATCATACACGTACTGGAGAACTCTGGCTGTGTAAGGAAACGGTACTTAAAATCGAAATTGCCGAcgagaaaaagagaaaaatttggATTGCAGAAGAAAAATTCCACCTTGACCATCCACTTGGGTATAGCTAATGACTTAGAATTATTTTACGAATGGGACAAGATCGCTCGTTTGTTAACTGACTGGTTCATCAATATTGATAAAGTACAAGTAATATTGGTTGGTCCGTTCCTCGAAAACAAAACCATACCAGAGTACGACCAGAGTCTCGATAATATCGAGGTTATAGTGTATCCAGTATGTTACTATGAAGCTGAAGATCTGCCAATTCCTGACATTGTAGTTTTCTTCGAATGGACACGGATATTACGACAATCAGAAACTCCATTTACAGAAGCTCAGTTAGAGACGATTTTCAAGTACCAAAATGTTCCAGTTGTTTTCTCATCCGGTGGTTCTAGAAAATTCGATGCGCTTCAAAAAATCATTTCCAAGAAAGAAAATGTAAATTGTCTTGCAAATCTTAAAGAAAGTTTCTTTCTGGAATCGAAACCTTATAGACTTTGGGTGGATTTTATGACAGTCTACGTAAGAAATCGATTGTACAGTATTTATATGAAAAGTTAA
- the LOC123678558 gene encoding gastrula zinc finger protein XlCGF57.1-like, whose protein sequence is MTLETVHIDKICRTCLSEENVSKSVFSVDEYNGENISLLQMLQSYTNIQILENDGLPSQVCDQCVDYINKTYSFKGICERSDLTLRQILGKIYTESPNKMKHQKSNTLDNSDEISEKLDQIEKPIDPSCDIKLTNLSSISLESDLLDIKILENFERNTSEDMPEISASLNNRIAGNFQNNSSNHEVDQIESTLNGDIDVDCGYSTIKTKCETVLEKNECRSLCPDEYIGPIQDETSQPLYLCENCTSCFTTKEDLENHMSIHLEIPTAMKAKKTHICNKCQQPFSSASTLSRHMKVHDGTKKHLCNECGKGFSRSDDLARHIRTHTGEKPYSCKICSKSFAQSFRLLEHTRAHANEKSFQCKTCGKAFSRYTSLAVHSKTHLKLKTHVCSLCGKRLCGSGSLAMHMKTHTGLKDHICSFCGKGFTTSSNLIIHKRTHTGEKPYVCSTCGKAFPDPSRLTVHQRSHSGEKPYVCQYCNHGCVSSSQLKKHVRIHTGEKPYKCDMCTKAFPRSEDLKLHRKTHNGYRDYICVCCNKGFYQASTLKVHLRIHTGEKPYSCTVCKKSFSQTGPLTIHMRRTHNTEL, encoded by the exons ATGACTTTAGAAACAGTACATATTGACAAAATTTGTAGAACTTGTCTATCAGAAGAAAATGTATCTAAATCTGTCTTTAGTGTAGATGAATACAATGGTGAAAACATTAGTTTATTACAGATGCTGCAGTCTTACACCAATATTCAG ATTTTGGAAAATGATGGCTTGCCTAGTCAAGTATGCGATCAATGTGTTGATTACATTAATAAAACCTATTCATTCAAAGGAATATGTGAACGATCAGACTTAACACTAAGGCAGATACTAGGGAAAATATATACTGAATCaccaaataaaatgaaacatcaGAAAAGCAACACTTTGGACAATTCAGATGAaataagtgaaaaattggatcagATAGAAAAGCCAATCGATCCATCTTGTGACATAAAACTGACTAATTTGAGTAGTATTTCATTAGAATCAGATTTACTAGAtattaaaattcttgaaaacTTTGAGAGAAATACTTCAGAAGATATGCCGGAAATTAGTGCCTCCTTAAACAACAGAATTGCTG gtaattttcagaataattCTAGTAATCATGAAGTAGATCAAATAGAGTCGACATTGAAtggagatattgatg ttgaTTGTGGTTATTCTactatcaaaacaaaatgtgaaacagtattagaaaaaaatgaatgtagGAGTTTATGTCCCGATGAATATATTGGTCCAATTCAAGATGAAACAAGTCAACCTCTTTATTTATGTGAAAATTGTACTAGCTGCTTCACTACTAAGGAAGATCTTGAG aatcataTGTCTATTCACTTGGAAATTCCGACTGCTATGAAAGCCAAGAAAACTCATATTTGCAACAAATGTCAACAACCATTTTCTAGTGCCAGTACATTGAGTCGCCATATGAAA GTTCATGATGGCACAAAAAAACATCTCTGCAATGAATGTGGTAAAGGTTTCTCAAGGTCAGATGATTTAGCCCGTCATATCAGAACTCATACAGGGGAAAAGCCTTATTCCTGCAAAATCTGTTCTAAGTCTTTTGCCCAGTCATTCAGGTTATTAGAACACACCAGAGCCCATGCTAATGAAAAGTCTTTCCAGTGTAAAACATGCGGAAAAGCATTTTCAAGATATACAAGCCTAGCAGTTCACTCTAAAACACATCTAAAGCTCAAAACGCATGTTTGCAGCCTCTGTGGTAAAAG GCTTTGTGGTTCTGGATCTTTAGCAATGCATATGAAGACCCATACTGGACTCAAAGATCACATTTGTTCTTTTTGTGGGAAAGGGTTCACTACTTCCAGTAATCTAATTATTCATAAAAGAACCCATACAG GAGAAAAGCCTTATGTGTGCTCAACTTGTGGTAAAGCTTTCCCAGACCCTTCCAGACTAACGGTACACCAAAGATCACATAGTGGTGAGAAACCATATGTATGCCAGTACTGCAATCATGGGTGTGTCAGTTCTTCACAACTGAAAAAACATGTTAGAATTCATACTGGTGAGAAGCCTTATAAGTGTGATATGTGCACAAAGGCCTTTCCCAGAAGTGAAGATCTGAAATTACATCGTAAAACTCATAATG GTTATCGAGATTACATATGCGTATGCTGTAACAAAGGATTCTATCAAGCATCAACATTGAAAGTTCATTTGAGGATACACACAGGAGAAAAACCTTATAGTTGTACAGTTTGTAAAAAATCATTCTCACAAACAGGCCCCCTTACTATTCATATGAGAAGAACTCATAACACTGAATTATGA
- the LOC123678557 gene encoding NADH dehydrogenase [ubiquinone] 1 alpha subcomplex assembly factor 3 has translation MNSSILRLLARNNQIPRILKRNFFQSVPRKSYGEKTITTILNSEADNGLMIDAYSEVGFRLNNNFTVLGPMIIFPRSVISWNINDASEINEESLSLFTVLEPKVDLIVLGLGDDTDKLPKSFNILKFMRKYNLAVEILPTTKACPTFNFLSYEGRYVAGALIPPSKIEASDDDIMRTKLRYQKLYEQEDPVF, from the exons atgaattcttCTATTCTCAGATTGTTGGCTAGAAATAATCAAATACCTCGTATTTTGAAACG taatttttttcaatcagttCCCCGAAAATCTTATGGCGAAAAAACTATAACAACAATATTGAATTCAGAGGCAGATAATGGTCTCATGATAGATGCTTATAGTGAA GTTGGTTTCAGactgaataataatttcacGGTGTTAGGTCCAATGATAATTTTTCCTAG atCTGTTATATCATGGAACATAAATGATGCGTCAGAAATCAATGAAGAATCATTGAGCCTGTTCACTGTGCTAGAACCGAAAGTTGATTTAATTGTCCTTGGATTAGGGGATGACACGGATAAACTTCCCAAATCCTTCAATATCCTGAAATTTATGAGAAAGTATAACTTGGCTGTAGAAATTTTGCCAACAACTAAAGCTTGTCCAACATTCAACTTTTTAAGTTATGAAGGGCGATATGTTGCAGGAGCTTTGATACCCCCTTCAAAAATTGAAGCTAGTGATGACGATATAATGAGAACAAAACTCAGGTATCAGAAATTATATGAGCAAGAAGACCCTGTGTTCTAG
- the LOC123678559 gene encoding gustatory receptor for sugar taste 64e-like isoform X1 codes for MARRSCKSDIVLNIENNQHADSFCNQFAFFVTIGQFVGLMPLKKIKKNGKYDFYFQWFSPRIIYYFVNVVSSFSIGIFCIIEFSVYGFQLDKAGTLMFYVLNFFGAMVFLNISRYWSHIMDEWTHTEIALKSFREVKHFKRRLILTTVVATILATVEHLLFILNDISKTSVCKGEETNKIEEYFNIAHPQVFRLVAFSYWAAVLVKLANIISTFTWNYTDSFIILISSGLAVRFKQIAETIQNKNLQESDDKYWRETREDFNKLYQLCTVVDKHISLLVTVSFANNIFFICIQLYNSLKYREGFIEKAYYFYSFAFLLLRTASITLYGAWVNDESRKPLQRLHSVPPKQYNIEVTRLIEQMSSTPIGITGSQLFIVTRGFLLKIVGTIITMELMLLQFGPLIKDDKPKSFSISRQCNFTDTE; via the exons ATGGCTCGAAG atcatgTAAATCGGACATAGTACTCAATATCGAAAATAACCAGCATGCAGATTCGTTTTGTAATCAGTTTGCTTTTTTTGTTACAATCGGACAATTCGTTGGTTTGATGCcactgaaaaaaatcaagaaaaatggaaaatatgatttttatttccaaTGGTTCTCGCCAAGAATCATTTACTATTTTGTAAATGTCGTGAGCAGCTTTAGTATTGGCATTTTCTGCATTATTGAGTTTTCCGTATATGGATTTCAATTGGATAAAGCAG GAACATTGATGTTTTATGTCTTGAATTTTTTCGGTGCTAtggtatttttaaatatttcacgttattggaGTCATATCATGGACGAATGGACACATACAGAAATAGCTCTGAAATCCTTCAGAGAAGTTAAACATTTCAAGAGAAGACTCATATTAACGACAGTTGTAGCAACTATTTTAGCCACTG TAGAACATCTTCTGTTTATTTTGAACGATATATCGAAGACTTCAGTTTGCAAAGGCGaagaaaccaacaaaatagaagaatattttaatattgCACATCCTCAAGTTTTTAGATTAGTAGCATTTTCCTACTGGGCTGCCGTCTTGGTTAAG TTGGCTAACATTATTTCAACTTTTACATGGAATTATACAGATTCTTTCATAATACTGATCAGTAGTGGCTTGGCAGTTAGATTTAAGCAAATCGCTGAGACAATCCAGAATAAG aATCTTCAAGAATCTGACGATAAATATTGGAGAGAAACTAGAGAAGACTTCAATAAATTGTATCAATTATGCACAGTTGTGGATAAGCATATATCACTTCTTGTTACCGTTTCCTTCgccaacaatattttttttatttgtattcagCTATATAACAGTTTAAA GTATCGTGAAGGCTTCATAGAAAAAGCCTactatttttattcttttgcttttCTTCTATTACGGACAGCTTCAATAACTTTATATGGTGCTTGGGTGAATGACGAGAGTAGAAAACCACTACAACGACTCCATTCTGTTCCTCCTAAGCAGTATAATATCGAA gTCACTAGATTAATTGAACAGATGAGTTCAACTCCAATTGGAATCACTGGATCACAACTTTTTATTGTTACTAGAGGATTCCTTTTGAAA ATAGTCGGTACCATTATAACAATGGAGTTGATGTTACTACAGTTTGGTCCTCTTATCAAAGACGATAAGCCTAAGAGCTTCAGCATATCCAGACAATGCAATTTCACTGATACCGAATAA